The stretch of DNA GtaggtgtgtgggtgtgtgagtgtgggcgtggcatggtgtgctgtattttttttgggtgcataTGGGTGAGCGTGTCGGTGTGGTAGAATTTTCAGCATCAGGTAACGTGCAAATTTTGACTTtgtaaacgaaacgaagaaaatattgttttgGGAAATTAAAGCATCCgttaagccaacaaaaaaagaaacaattcaacaaaaagcattagaaaaccaacaaatatatacacaaaataatactcaaaatatacaaatttcaaCACTACTTTTGGTTAAAGGAAGAGACAACTCTTTGTGTAACTGAAGgatcaaacaaataaaacaaatacaaaaatatagtAACGGAAATGTTCTACAATTCtcgtgtgtttctgtgtgcgtgtgatctggttttcttttctgattGTTGTCCGATTCGGGAGTGGCCAAAATAATCTATTTATAACGCACCATAACGGCCGACGAATTGTTCGAGTGGCTTGAGGCACTTGCCCGTGGTCTCGAGGAGCGCTGCGTGGCTCCACTTGCTGAGGGCCCAGCGATTCCGGGTCCGATGCCGCCTCCGAGGCTGGTGCCAATGCTGCAGCCGGCATTTGGGGCAGTCGGATAGTCATAGTAATTGTAATCACCTTCGTAGGTGCGGTAGAGATCGTCATAATAGGATTCGGTGGCGGCATAGCCAGGACGGTATTCCTGGTACCCAAAATAGTCATAGTCGACCTCTAAATAATGTTATGCCGGACATGGTGGAGGGGGAAGGCGGATAGGTTAGGTTGGATTAGTGATGTGGTCTGGCCCAGTCTGGATTAGTGCGGAGGCCTAGTCCTATGCTAAGCTCCTcgtcgctctgctctgtcgAGATGCTGCCAAttgtttcacttttgccaATGTTGCACGAATTGGGCGCGTACTGTAACGCAATCGGAGGATGTTCACAAGGAGGTGTGGATGTGTCGATGGGTTTATGTTTGGGATGTTGGATCTGTGGCTGGGTCTgagactggggctggggcacaTGTGGTCGTATGGGTTTTAAGTAGATGAGACTTGAGGATTACTTACCGGTGATATAACATCAAACAGTATACAGGGTGCTTAACATTCGCTACACAGAGAACACAAttgcaacatttaattatcATAAACAACTATGAACAACGTTTAAGGTTTAATGGCTAATGTTCTATGGGGTGGGTGggtatttggttttggttttggttttggcttggctttggatGATTTGGTTATGAGAGTAGGCaatgttgtagttgtagttgttggcACTTGGCTGCGACAAAGAGAGAGTTCGGAGTAGGATTCGGGACGGAAGGAGAGAGttgaacaaacagaaacaaaatcgACAACATCGAAAAAGAAACTTAAAACGgacatgcaaataaaaaaaacaacgaataAATAGAACAAGAgtttatagagagagagagagcgatattGACACATAACTTGCAAATGCGaatattgaaaatgaaaaacgaacAACATTTACGATTAGTACAATGAAACAACGAAacggaaaacaataaaacaagtGAGAAGTGAGGTTATGTTCAGGTTTAAGTGAGGTTATGTTTCAATTGGTTTCCAATGTTCCGTTCCCATCGTTTCAGATGCGAGTTAAGAGTTAGTGGAGGATTAGTAATATCAATCTAGCTGGATTCTTTTTTCAAAAGAGTACACGACGGGGTCTCTGGGGCTCGAGGGCAGTGCTAAGCGTGACTTTAAAGGGCTCTAggtaactgtgtgtgtgtgtgtatgtgtgtgtgtgtgataggTGGTAAGAGAGGTCTAGGGGGGGGACGAGCGTACATTGTTAGTGGGTAGAGCGCGCCTTAAAGAACTAACTAAAATGATGAGGCGAGACAGTAACAGAAACAATAATCAAGAAGATGAACCAAAATAAGAACAAAACGTTGCGTTCAATGGTGGACATGATATTCGTATAACTTAAGACTTAAACTGCAGACCGGATTAGTGTTTTAGGCTAAGTTTAAACTTTGCAGCACCCTTGCAGCGCTCCGAAAGTTGCTTACTTTGGTTAGACTTTCAACTAGAACTAGAACACAAACCTATCAAGTAAGTACCGTGTGGGGTAGctcatgtaaatatgtgtttCAATATGTTTTGGTGTTAGTatatgtgtgttgtgtgtgtgagtgtgagtgtgccTAGCAACTTGGCTAACTGACTACGATAACTAAAccaaattaacaaaatttataaagtatttttatgtttgctcAATCGTGTTGAGTCCCAAAAGGAAGGCGCTTGCGGCCTTCACTCTCTctgcaccatcatcatcattatcatcatctgCCTCTACGCCATCTTCTGGCAGAGATGGCTCgagtatatatacatatgtatatatgcatatacatacagacatCTAGAATGTATCTGGATGGGATTCACTTGGCCAATTTGCCAAACTTACCGTATTCGCGAGGTATCGGCGTACGGAGCGGCGGCATGCGCGCACCTGGCAGGCGCATTGGCGTCAAGGACATCATGCTGGGATGTGTAGGCGACAGATTTCTGTATGGAGACAATGTTTCAAATCTTTACAAGGATTACcccaaatgcaacaaaatgggATTGAGTATAaattttggatttgttttgttttggagtggattgcgtgtgtgtgtgcgtgttcaCGCAGGACaaagaaagaataaaagaaagaaaaaatataaagtaatatataaattaattcGATCTCAGGATAAGCTAGTGGCAGGCGActtgaaaagcaaacagacacTCAGATATTTCTGGTCAAACAATTTGGGATTTatcgaaattaatttatgcccaatggaatgcaaacatttttgcattgtttcttttttttctttttgtgattTGGAATTTTGCGCCAGTGTGTGATTTGTAAACTGTTGTTGTGCTAGACAAGGACTGGAGTGGAATGGTGCTGGAAGTACATACCCCACAAGGCCGGGGCGGGCCTGCATCATTTGCATCATGCGACGTTCACGTGCGCGCAGAATTtcctcctttttctttttgtctgAAGGCGGTTTGGCGAGTGAGACCTAAAGAGTTGTGGGGAGTGAGAAAGAGGTTTGCGATTTGGGTAATGGTTGCACCTACCTCAATATTCGAGGCGCCGATCTCCTTGCCATTAAGGCCACGCATAGCTTCGACGGCGCTATCACGATCCTCAAAGTGTATAAAGGCATAGTCTTTAATTTTCTTAACGCGTTCTACTTTGCCATATTGCTCAAATTGTTCCTATTGATGGATAcgatttataattaattaattaattcatctAATGAAAGCTTTTCTAAACTTGCCTTTAATTTTTCCTCTGTGACATCTTGGGTTAGATTTCGTACATACAGAACTTTAACCTTAGACATAGTTTGCTCGTCCGGCTCTTCCTGTGGATCGGCCCAGTCGACTATTATATCACATCCCCATACCTGCGAAAGGAACACATTCGTTAGTTATAGATAGCTTTATGTTGGGGGAGTGGGAATTGCTCACCTTAATTCTACCAGTGCCAAGTCTTCGTTTGGCCAAAGACGCCGCCTTGTGGGACTCGTATTCGAGAAAGCAGAAGCCGCGATTCTTTTTCTTATCATCTGGTGAACTGTATATGATTACCTCGTAAAGGCCAGCTATAGGTTCAGATTCGGGTtcagatttatttataaatatacgaAAAAAATGTCATTTAAGTACGATGGAATAGAAATTCGCGTTATCAATtcgaatgcaatttatttgtatgatTAGTTGGTTGCATATgtaaaaatagaaatacaacgaaagaaatacaacaaaaaagtatttgtgtctggtattggtattggtactggtactggcaAGTGTGTGCGTATCAAAGTGTATGtgtaagagagagacagagtagATGTGATAAGACACTtaacacatacataaatacatacacacatacatacttatgtataaggtatacatatatggaataTGTGAACAGAAATGCACAACATTTGTTATGTAAAATAATGAATCTTTCCGATATccgcatttgtttttgcacaaaatatatgtacaaatatgtatgtatgtatatgtatgtatttatgtatattgtattttgattttgaaaaccaatgccaacaattgctttagtttgcttttgctcaaaactttttgaaatatttttgaataattgaattgCGGCTAAGCTAGTAACATATTCGGTATTTTGTGTGGGTAGTAGTTTGGCGGGGTGGGGTATGCAAGGATCGAGATTTTGGAGACAAAGTTttactgagagagagagagagagcggggggTTGGTATAACATTGAGTAACGGATAGGAGGATATGTAGAGTACGTTTAGAGAGAGTATTTtaaaacgaaacacacacttagaaaaacacttaaaaaaaCCTCTGGTATTGCtatttggttgttgttttgattgtatattatgtatatagtaCATGTGGCAGTAAAACGAACAAAagtaaccaacaaaaaaaggaatacGAGAACGAACAATCGATGTAgaaccaaaaacacaacacgaagtacgagtacgagtagagCACACAttgagctggggctggggctgagcTGGGGGTAAATTCTTTTCGATTCGAGTAGTATTAATGGAAACAATAACGGGTATAAACTATACACAAACATAGCCAGAGTTAGACAGTgtaaggaagagagagagatagagatatatatatatatatagagagagagagagagagagtgtgtgtacaCTGAGATACAAAAAGAGttcgatagagagagagagagagaacagtaacgaacgaaacaacaaaatatggGCAGAGATTTTGAATTTTGGCTTTTTCGAGTTGTTTTCATATGTCGATTCGATTTTATTTTGGTTCAGTTCAATTGCTCTGGGGATATAGTGGCGCTTAtgtgagagatagagatagctACACATAGAGATAGAGTAAaatgagttttcttttttaaggCTTGTTGTCTCCAGTCATTAAGTagtattatatattatatatatattcaacGTGAATAGGCCAGAACATATCGATTTGAGTACACGAATTGCTTTTTcttattttggttttggttttggtttcagGGCGGGATCGTTTgattcggtttttggtttcagtttGTTTGGTGTGCACCGTTTGTTAtctatatattgtatatgatAATTAAtcgtatattgtatgtataagtctgcactaaaacaaaaactaagtttgtcccttttttgtttgcttttcgtttttcaaaaatattcaaaatgtttttcatctttttttgggttttggtttggtttttggcgaATTGTTTAGCTACAGGTTTTCAACGTCAACAAATTGGGCACATTTAATAATTGGGATACAAATGAAGCTAAAAATGATAAgacaattaattttttgttgtatttactAACAGCGCTTAAAGTTAGAGAgaatgagtgagagagaataGAGAATGACAGAAGAAATATGTTAAAATCAATTGACCCAAAGGCAGGGCCTCATCTTCTTTTTGAATCAATGGAAGGAGGCCCTGCCTTATTCCTGGTCTCTCCGGTTAGGATGCTGTTCGAGTTTTTTTTGGTGGGATTATTTGGAGTGTATAATAATTTTGTTATCAATTTGAGTTGTTAAAGCGTTTAAAAgcgaaaattgcaaaacaaaaatccaattGATACTTGGCATAAACAGGCTTCCATGCTCTTTTCACATTCTGCAAGTATCGCCCCTAAAAACATTGATTagattatttatatattgtatatatgaACAAATATTCATTTCGGCCAATTACGGGAGCCAATTGGGGGATGTGCTGGACTGGTCTAGGGTCTAGGGTCTAGGGTCTGGTGGGGGCTAGGGTCTaggtattattattatgatatatttttttttttttttagggtcttttgctttgtttttgtggttggttgttgttgctgtttggtttttggatcACTTACGTGCATGTTTAGAAAATTCCTCAATTAATTCGTCGCGATCTCTATTCTTAGGTATATTGCCGACAAATAGCCGGTGATTGTTAAATGATATCGTAACACCAATCTTTTTGCCTTTCCGAATTTCAAAATCATTTAGCTGCAATTGTTTAAAAgttcacacaaaacaaaagaaaattttgATTTGCTATGAAAAATTTGTATTCCATTGGTACTgcgatttgattttggattGTTTTGGGtagttggttttttgtttttgtggtttggtttggtttggtttagGGTGGGTGAATAATGTGGCTGGTGTGTCCGTATGTGTGTACGGGGGGGAGTATGGGTGATTCTCATATGTGGGAGAAAGTGTGAAACTCTAGAATCTAGACTTTAGtaggttttctttttatacttTGTATGCGtgccaaataaaaatggaatttactCAAAAAAGGGTTGAGATTCTTTAGCTATTTGGTTGGACTGTTTCAGCTAGTAGTTGTTTCCAGTTGAGTTGATGTTGATTAATTGTTGTCACTACTGGTCTAGTACTTACTATGCAGAATTATAGgtacgaaagaaagaaaaacaaaaaacacaaaaacaaaagggcaTTTTCTGCAGGCATGTTCTATATTGTTGTATATACAGCCAGAAAGTCACTCCTTACCGACCAGATCTTAccttttgtgcttttgctAATTTCGTTTCAGATCGAATGACTTTCTAGCTTGAACACTCAACtctgcgtatacgtaataatTGATAGTAGTAGGAGTAGTACTTAGTAGCCTGCTTTCTTACAATGTGGAATAGTAGTAGTTATAGAACATAATGGAAAACGAAAGTTTTTGGAATGCATATTAATTtggtaaataatttaaaaaatttctttcattttcagtttggtttttttcttggttCATTTTCGTAGGCAAAGTTAATGACTGGAGATATTATGTAAATAAGTTGAAAAGAAATATTCTTGTACGACAATTCAAGCTTATAACGAATGGCAATGACAGAAATGGGCGTGTCATTGTTCTatgtgtgtgattgtgtgcgtgtgtgtgtgtgtgtgtgtgtgtgtgtgtatggttGTGCTATGAGGCAACCTAAAAGATAAAACTTAGGAATGCATCCGATGATGATTATGTGGTTTTGGGTGAGGTGGTTTCTATCGCTTGACAGGGCGCGCACATTTGAAAAGAGTGTCTCAGGCAGCATGGGTTCAATGGGGTAAGGGGGAACGAACGCCCTTTCAACATTAAATTTTCTCAAATGTGGAGATGGCAATGgcggatggttggatggatatATGGATGGTTGTTGAAGTGTGGGGGTGAATAGTAAGAATGAGTtgtgaaacaaaaataaatataaattaatctATACTGAAACTTAATTCAAAAACACTAACGTCCCTTTCCTAACATAACCCTAACAGAAGTCCCCACGCAATTAGCCAAttcatgtatttttttttgcaatagccaattggatttttgttttgtaatttaaagCCGATTTTGGAGTATGGAGCAGCTATCCCAGCTCCACTCCAATTGATGATAATTTAAAAtacgtttttgttgttgttaattttgtttgacaaTTTACCTGTAAGTTTACCAAATTCCTCTAAAATTTCATCTTTGCCCTTTGACTTGGGTATATTGCCTACGAAAAGGCGCAGATTCGGTacgcttatatttattttcagaCACTTGCCGGGTTTTATTTCGTGATTATCGAGCTAAATGGTGGAAGGGAAGGTAAAacgagttttctttttaatacCAATTCActgttaataataaataataatatttaaaaatcataaaaactaattatcaatttggaaataaatcagtttaaattggggggttttttttgggggatGGTTAACTAAAAAAAGAGTTTGAAAagttgtttattttcattgcattaCCAATTTCATATCGAGGCGGGGCCGGGCCGCAtagaatgtttttttgttgttggaaaaTGTTAAAGGAAAACGTTGTTTCATTGGTTAGTGATTAAAGTGGTTAAAGAGGTACATGGCATACTGGATATACATATCATTTTAATGTATATCACGATCTGAATTTTGGGGACATGCTCGTCTAAATAAAACCAGACAGTAATCGAACACGCACGCTGCTTAGATGGCTACAAAAGTTGATAGTTGGCTACATAGCTCGACTTAAGATTAAATAGAATTCaactaaaaagaaaataatttatcaAATAATACATAATAGACAGGGGGGCTGGgagtgtgtgggttgtgtgtgtgtgtgtgtagagggTGGCCagattgtttcttttttcttgttctttaTAGAGAGAACTCTTTTCAAATCTGAAATTTGAACGATTTCAATGCGCTGAGGGGAAGAGATTCTTTCGGATCAACTAAATATTACAACTCATATGTGGGACATGCATTACAAGTTACAGAAAGATcaagtagagagagagagagagagcaggagagtgAGTAAGTGACAGCAGATAGTGAGACAGATAGCGTTGCCTATGGttcaaatttgtataaatgtttgttttgtatgtagATTGTAGGCAAGACTAGGCATTGGCAGAAGTACAGAGTAACAGCAGAAAGTAACTGTAAAGTTAGCATACGGTAggtaaaaactaaataaaattgcacaaCAATTTTCTCGTCGGATCTAAAAGCGCCGAATCGTTGGGTTTCATTTCTCTGATTTCCGCAAAtgttgctctttctttttggtcgaattttgtgttgtttttcgtttttttttttttgtgggccGCATAGCTGTTCCTACTTGTTTCGATTTCGTAACACGAGAGTAAATATGTGGATACAATACGTTATAGATGTAGTATAGAGTATATATATAGGAGGATATGTAGGTATATATCGGTAATCGTTAACAATACGTATAAAAAACATTAAAGCACTGATTCAGGGTAGTGGACGGGCGTTAggtttggttttgctgtttgggtgggctggggctggggctggggctggtgggTTTGTGGTGGGGCGATTCAATGGTTGGCATAAATACCTGGCGCACTGCATTGACGGCCGCATCGCGGTTTGTGAATGTGACAAATGCATAACCACGATTTGTGCCTGTCATCGGGTCCATCATAAGGCGGAGGTCCCAGATTGTGCCACAGTTCTCGAAGAGCGGTATGAGCTCATCCTCGTACATATCCTTGGGTATCTTGCCGCAGAACACCTCACATCCGTTGCCGGGCACGTTGCCCTCCCAGTCTGGTG from Drosophila subobscura isolate 14011-0131.10 chromosome O, UCBerk_Dsub_1.0, whole genome shotgun sequence encodes:
- the LOC117896198 gene encoding heterogeneous nuclear ribonucleoprotein R isoform X24, whose product is MNTFAGKNLGRGSYRPCNQDMFSPLSRPHDFAEMAEGNGELLDDINQKADDRGDGERTEDYPKLLEYGLDKKVAGKLDEIYKTGKLAHAELDERALDALKEFPVDGALNVLGQFLESNLEHVSNKSAYLCGVMKTYRQKSRASQQGVPAPATAVQVKGPDEDKIKKILERTGYTLDVTTGQRKYGGPPPDWEGNVPGNGCEVFCGKIPKDMYEDELIPLFENCGTIWDLRLMMDPMTGTNRGYAFVTFTNRDAAVNAVRQLDNHEIKPGKCLKINISVPNLRLFVGNIPKSKGKDEILEEFGKLTAGLYEVIIYSSPDDKKKNRGFCFLEYESHKAASLAKRRLGTGRIKVWGCDIIVDWADPQEEPDEQTMSKVKVLYVRNLTQDVTEEKLKEQFEQYGKVERVKKIKDYAFIHFEDRDSAVEAMRGLNGKEIGASNIEVSLAKPPSDKKKKEEILRARERRMMQMMQARPGLVGNLSPTHPSMMSLTPMRLPGARMPPLRTPIPREYEVDYDYFGYQEYRPGYAATESYYDDLYRTYEGDYNYYDYPTAPNAGCSIGTSLGGGIGPGIAGPSASGATQRSSRPRASASSHSNNSSAVMGAGRGHGTTAQRGRAVGQRGSISRQGALTVPQAAGAAAAAAGQAAAVAQRGATGQGALAATGGVRGVAQTRHSARGTRHVKPLQNLPAGAARKTYMEGN
- the LOC117896198 gene encoding heterogeneous nuclear ribonucleoprotein R isoform X3, whose translation is MNTFAGKNLGRGSYRPCNQDMFSPLSRPHDFAEMAEGNGELLDDINQKADDRGDGERTEDYPKLLEYGLDKKVAGKLDEIYKTGKLAHAELDERALDALKEFPVDGALNVLGQFLESNLEHVSNKSAYLCGVMKTYRQKSRASQQGVPAPATAVQVKGPDEDKIKKILERTGYTLDVTTGQRKYGGPPPDWEGNVPGNGCEVFCGKIPKDMYEDELIPLFENCGTIWDLRLMMDPMTGTNRGYAFVTFTNRDAAVNAVRQLDNHEIKPGKCLKINISVPNLRLFVGNIPKSKGKDEILEEFGKLTAGLYEVIIYSSPDDKKKNRGFCFLEYESHKAASLAKRRLGTGRIKVWGCDIIVDWADPQEEPDEQTMSKVKVLYVRNLTQDVTEEKLKEQFEQYGKVERVKKIKDYAFIHFEDRDSAVEAMRGLNGKEIGASNIEVSLAKPPSDKKKKEEILRARERRMMQMMQARPGLVGNLSPTHPSMMSLTPMRLPGARMPPLRTPIPREYEVDYDYFGYQEYRPGYAATESYYDDLYRTYEGDYNYYDYPTAPNAGCSIGTSLGGGIGPGIAGPSASGATQRSSRPRASASSHSNNSSAVMGAGRGHGTTAQRGRAVGQRGSISRQGALTVPQAAGAAAAAAGQAAAVAQRGATGQGALAATGGVRGVAQTRHSARGTRHVKPLQNLPEIKHNHNNQSTNYKPNETIKPNELKAKTPNNLRQKKTAKTIQLQQLQPSKNWSRSQDVHGGQLSVAPRPAPRPAAKVARSSRSPKKIVPPVANTSIHTSIPKSIAPNTSHLGPKKNQDGRPHKYLKRNLVAK
- the LOC117896198 gene encoding heterogeneous nuclear ribonucleoprotein Q isoform X23, yielding MNTFAGKNLGRGSYRPCNQDMFSPLSRPHDFAEMAEGNGELLDDINQKADDRGDGERTEDYPKLLEYGLDKKVAGKLDEIYKTGKLAHAELDERALDALKEFPVDGALNVLGQFLESNLEHVSNKSAYLCGVMKTYRQKSRASQQGVPAPATAVQVKGPDEDKIKKILERTGYTLDVTTGQRKYGGPPPDWEGNVPGNGCEVFCGKIPKDMYEDELIPLFENCGTIWDLRLMMDPMTGTNRGYAFVTFTNRDAAVNAVRQLDNHEIKPGKCLKINISVPNLRLFVGNIPKSKGKDEILEEFGKLTAGLYEVIIYSSPDDKKKNRGFCFLEYESHKAASLAKRRLGTGRIKVWGCDIIVDWADPQEEPDEQTMSKVKVLYVRNLTQDVTEEKLKEQFEQYGKVERVKKIKDYAFIHFEDRDSAVEAMRGLNGKEIGASNIEVSLAKPPSDKKKKEEILRARERRMMQMMQARPGLVGNLSPTHPSMMSLTPMRLPGARMPPLRTPIPREYEVDYDYFGYQEYRPGYAATESYYDDLYRTYEGDYNYYDYPTAPNAGCSIGTSLGGGIGPGIAGPSASGATQRSSRPRASASSHSNNSSAVMGAGRGHGTTAQRGRAVGQRGSISRQGALTVPQAAGAAAAAAGQAAAVAQRGATGQGALAATGGVRGVAQTRHSARGTRHVKPLQNLPVVGKRKFDGGHQNPADVKRRYPSGLIGNGGSWGSLPLPQQPLGTNGEQWYMDTFSAWS
- the LOC117896198 gene encoding heterogeneous nuclear ribonucleoprotein Q isoform X7; this encodes MNTFAGKNLGRGSYRPCNQDMFSPLSRPHDFAEMAEGNGELLDDINQKADDRGDGERTEDYPKLLEYGLDKKVAGKLDEIYKTGKLAHAELDERALDALKEFPVDGALNVLGQFLESNLEHVSNKSAYLCGVMKTYRQKSRASQQGVPAPATAVQVKGPDEDKIKKILERTGYTLDVTTGQRKYGGPPPDWEGNVPGNGCEVFCGKIPKDMYEDELIPLFENCGTIWDLRLMMDPMTGTNRGYAFVTFTNRDAAVNAVRQLDNHEIKPGKCLKINISVPNLRLFVGNIPKSKGKDEILEEFGKLTAGLYEVIIYSSPDDKKKNRGFCFLEYESHKAASLAKRRLGTGRIKVWGCDIIVDWADPQEEPDEQTMSKVKVLYVRNLTQDVTEEKLKEQFEQYGKVERVKKIKDYAFIHFEDRDSAVEAMRGLNGKEIGASNIEVSLAKPPSDKKKKEEILRARERRMMQMMQARPGLVGFETLSPYRNLSPTHPSMMSLTPMRLPGARMPPLRTPIPREYEVDYDYFGYQEYRPGYAATESYYDDLYRTYEGDYNYYDYPTAPNAGCSIGTSLGGGIGPGIAGPSASGATQRSSRPRASASSHSNNSSAVMGAGRGHGTTAQRGRAVGQRGSISRQGALTVPQAAGAAAAAAGQAAAVAQRGATGQGALAATGGVRGVAQTRHSARGTRHVKPLQNLPVGKRKFDGGHQNPADVKRRYPSGLIGNGGSWGSLPLPQQPLGTNGEQWYMDTFSAWS
- the LOC117896198 gene encoding heterogeneous nuclear ribonucleoprotein R isoform X25, producing the protein MNTFAGKNLGRGSYRPCNQDMFSPLSRPHDFAEMAEGNGELLDDINQKADDRGDGERTEDYPKLLEYGLDKKVAGKLDEIYKTGKLAHAELDERALDALKEFPVDGALNVLGQFLESNLEHVSNKSAYLCGVMKTYRQKSRASQQGVPAPATAVQVKGPDEDKIKKILERTGYTLDVTTGQRKYGGPPPDWEGNVPGNGCEVFCGKIPKDMYEDELIPLFENCGTIWDLRLMMDPMTGTNRGYAFVTFTNRDAAVNAVRQLNDFEIRKGKKIGVTISFNNHRLFVGNIPKNRDRDELIEEFSKHAPGLYEVIIYSSPDDKKKNRGFCFLEYESHKAASLAKRRLGTGRIKVWGCDIIVDWADPQEEPDEQTMSKVKVLYVRNLTQDVTEEKLKEQFEQYGKVERVKKIKDYAFIHFEDRDSAVEAMRGLNGKEIGASNIEVSLAKPPSDKKKKEEILRARERRMMQMMQARPGLVGNLSPTHPSMMSLTPMRLPGARMPPLRTPIPREYEVDYDYFGYQEYRPGYAATESYYDDLYRTYEGDYNYYDYPTAPNAGCSIGTSLGGGIGPGIAGPSASGATQRSSRPRASASSHSNNSSAVMGAGRGHGTTAQRGRAVGQRGSISRQGALTVPQAAGAAAAAAGQAAAVAQRGATGQGALAATGGVRGVAQTRHSARGTRHVKPLQNLPAGAARKTYMEGN
- the LOC117896198 gene encoding heterogeneous nuclear ribonucleoprotein R isoform X9; protein product: MNTFAGKNLGRGSYRPCNQDMFSPLSRPHDFAEMAEGNGELLDDINQKADDRGDGERTEDYPKLLEYGLDKKVAGKLDEIYKTGKLAHAELDERALDALKEFPVDGALNVLGQFLESNLEHVSNKSAYLCGVMKTYRQKSRASQQGVPAPATAVQVKGPDEDKIKKILERTGYTLDVTTGQRKYGGPPPDWEGNVPGNGCEVFCGKIPKDMYEDELIPLFENCGTIWDLRLMMDPMTGTNRGYAFVTFTNRDAAVNAVRQLDNHEIKPGKCLKINISVPNLRLFVGNIPKSKGKDEILEEFGKLTAGLYEVIIYSSPDDKKKNRGFCFLEYESHKAASLAKRRLGTGRIKVWGCDIIVDWADPQEEPDEQTMSKVKVLYVRNLTQDVTEEKLKEQFEQYGKVERVKKIKDYAFIHFEDRDSAVEAMRGLNGKEIGASNIEVSLAKPPSDKKKKEEILRARERRMMQMMQARPGLVGFETLSPYRNLSPTHPSMMSLTPMRLPGARMPPLRTPIPREYEVDYDYFGYQEYRPGYAATESYYDDLYRTYEGDYNYYDYPTAPNAGCSIGTSLGGGIGPGIAGPSASGATQRSSRPRASASSHSNNSSAVMGAGRGHGTTAQRGRAVGQRGSISRQGALTVPQAAGAAAAAAGQAAAVAQRGATGQGALAATGGVRGVAQTRHSARGTRHVKPLQNLPAGAARKTYMEGN
- the LOC117896198 gene encoding heterogeneous nuclear ribonucleoprotein Q isoform X6, whose protein sequence is MNTFAGKNLGRGSYRPCNQDMFSPLSRPHDFAEMAEGNGELLDDINQKADDRGDGERTEDYPKLLEYGLDKKVAGKLDEIYKTGKLAHAELDERALDALKEFPVDGALNVLGQFLESNLEHVSNKSAYLCGVMKTYRQKSRASQQGVPAPATAVQVKGPDEDKIKKILERTGYTLDVTTGQRKYGGPPPDWEGNVPGNGCEVFCGKIPKDMYEDELIPLFENCGTIWDLRLMMDPMTGTNRGYAFVTFTNRDAAVNAVRQLDNHEIKPGKCLKINISVPNLRLFVGNIPKSKGKDEILEEFGKLTAGLYEVIIYSSPDDKKKNRGFCFLEYESHKAASLAKRRLGTGRIKVWGCDIIVDWADPQEEPDEQTMSKVKVLYVRNLTQDVTEEKLKEQFEQYGKVERVKKIKDYAFIHFEDRDSAVEAMRGLNGKEIGASNIEVSLAKPPSDKKKKEEILRARERRMMQMMQARPGLVGFETLSPYRNLSPTHPSMMSLTPMRLPGARMPPLRTPIPREYEVDYDYFGYQEYRPGYAATESYYDDLYRTYEGDYNYYDYPTAPNAGCSIGTSLGGGIGPGIAGPSASGATQRSSRPRASASSHSNNSSAVMGAGRGHGTTAQRGRAVGQRGSISRQGALTVPQAAGAAAAAAGQAAAVAQRGATGQGALAATGGVRGVAQTRHSARGTRHVKPLQNLPVVGKRKFDGGHQNPADVKRRYPSGLIGNGGSWGSLPLPQQPLGTNGEQWYMDTFSAWS